The Lineus longissimus chromosome 6, tnLinLong1.2, whole genome shotgun sequence sequence atttaAAAGATGATCTCTAAAATACGACGACCGTCATTCAAAATAAGAGTCTTtgacttgctcatagtgtttttcatatatATCGTTATGGCTAAGGGGACTcagttgaactccggaatgtgacaACATCACATtcaccaaaagatagtggtgttgcacagaACTAGATTACTTGGTACTCTTGGGgttggcctaaccaatgcttCATTATGGTGACAACTAAATCCGGTCAACTATATGACGACGGCTGCCaaaggctgtgtaacattactataatttttgtgatcacactattacagtttagtaATAAGACGACAGCCAAGTAAATTTGGCCAGATCTACATGTGTTATTTCCCTCacaatacttattgcgacaatcaTATCTgccggaatatcaatgaattattAATGCAACACAGCAATGCCTTACGGTCAAGAGTGGAATGCTGCGATGTCTGTATCGATCTAGCATAAATAAAAGGGTTTAAACAAAGATTTTCTTGTGCAAGTTCCCAAAAATGAACTCTAGTAATGAATTATCAGACCTAGTAACAGtctgaaatattgcatccacagCTGTGCTGTATCCGTCTCACCTGatagtttcttaatcagctactatgagatttgttcgtgcagttcagctttaaaaatatcaaagcaCACCCGAGTACCTttttacagagtaaatacctttgcggtcatttgcttaccactACCAAATTTTGGCCAGACAAAAAgtctttcattcgcaccaacaattaaccaatgatttgagacaaaagggtcacgtaaggtcatcaataacgttttcttagcttccacctcggattaaTCCAGGCATGGCCCAAATTGCAACCTGAACagaaatagagcgtgattcttaggattcagcttGAAGCTCTCCTTAGGAGTCTGCATTATATtcatggtaacgaacttcgaccgatgaacctcaacgacgacattatatgatccgagcaaagacacaattgcggagtctcccaattttctgaacaaatcatcacgaaagataatcgacatcgatttattatactcgtacggtttttctaagatggtgatggagtgtgttctggctgatgatttatagagataaccatttaaatcacatcAGATATCCTCTAACATAATGTTCTTCATATCAAATGATTCAACCCTTTCGACTACAAGACATAACATAGTAGTGCACTTCTTTTAGGCTTATAACATACTGAAGTTTTAGAACGAATCCTACGTTTACTATTTcataccaatctaaccaagacaCAGACATGGCTTTTCCCCTGCTCTTGTgcttctgaaatttgcatcgaaaggtcaactccaagaaaacattctcaccacatgaaaccattttgaaatatttgaacctggAATTATTTGGACGGAgacttttctcaagttcaccatgcGGTaaaatcaactctcggcaattgccacttccattcaaatcgaattgaaatgctcgtaACTATTCAgagacagatttccgtccacgatgagtgctaacacctatgacatcattgccatattcgccagcaatgtatgtgagctcgtgaaaatgaaaatgatacatcagtttaaaatctcctcttatatcatcttggctgtagacgtagacattacgatgagGTGTCAAGgagaaatgaaaaagagccactgtgactatgacacttagccctgtgtggtaaaataacgatgccgcccatgctgggaactggccgtagatccttacatcacggtacgactgATAGGTGCCCCCCTGCTAGTTCGGCGTAAAAAGTTATGATATAacatctttaaatgaagtgtTCGGGTTTTAAAGGATGAATATGTTCAAATTAGATTTTAATACCTTACATTGTAGGCaatggaaggctgtctctctctgttgattagaccGTCTTCAAAAGTAATGCGCGCATCTTGATTATATAAACCCATCATTAACGTATAGGCGGATACCGCCTCTTTGTAGAAATTGCGACGTTTCGCCTTCTCCCCACCACGGCTGATGTAGAAgtggtccgagaagaataatgcagatcattttgtcatgcatgttgggggTTTTTTTTAAGTGGATAAATATAGAGGTTTGAaaaatttgatacttttggagcatttcaaatgtttattgcagattccggtTGAATCACGTACtgttatctaatattcagttaatcgactaACGTTTTCATAAATAAGTGCTATTCTATCTTGATTTATATTTTACAGTAAAGTTATTATATACAGGCACACCTAAGACACAGGCCGGACTTGATTTCAAAGTAGttttgtgcagtttcacgtaatttacCATAATTATATTAACGAGAAATGTTTACcatcagttcagttgaatcgaagttaTCATCAGACGGCGGTaattcaaagttgaagtgtaggtttaCTCCTTATTCCTCggttgactgtacgccatgcattctcACGAGAATTCGGTTtctgtttcaacagctgcataaattTGCAgattccagtctcgggcgctcCGATCATCAGAGAATGACGCCGAAGAAAATTCTAACAACgatgggcgcaatgcgcggatgatggagatcgttccggagaacgagtcattcatacaagCTGTAATTAAACctaacacactaaatatactaaatatgatGTTTGGAGGAAACTGGCCTCATTATCCCTGGTagtcaaccagtctaggactaacaaAATTTcgatatcaaacatgtcaatgcGGGCTTGTCAGGGCAAGCAccgccgtcctagtgtctaaccggttgcgtACGCAACAGCAGCAAAcgatgtctttattgcaaaatgggttgcgaatataaaaaccgaaatattggctacctgctttttccagagccaatgtcctgttttcccgtctctgcaagtccagtcattggtagcagcatccttgtgaagatgacaggttcCCGTTTGAACGtggccgtcatggccgttctggggggtggtgaaaaaggtattgcacatctgaatattcgagcatgccatactacatcgaagaattgactgaactggtAAGGTTGCGAAAGTTAGATTATTATCAGTTCCATTAATgtgcattgtcatgaaatggaatgaggaaaacactaaacttgctaaagctctgtccatgttggtcaggacGTGCAATAATCCCCAGctatgaattgcatttacacggtcTACGAACTCAACCAATAGAATTCTAGATTGGACGACcttctttctcgagatattgatggtgtcgtCGCAAAATAATACCACAGAAAAccctttaaagaaaatggccaaatggctatatagaatctatactGGTATAGCATCTGTATATGGtttgttaaggacaacctttaCACTATAAGATCCTATATGAACAAATTCTATATAGGCTTTCAGTGTATTTTAAAACATCTATATAACTCAAATAATCGACATAGGGCCtatagctggatgcaatgccaacatGGCATTTGTAGGATTGATGGTCCTCTGATCATGAAGATTCACGTTGGATAATAgaacataacatttattactGAGATCATCACATTGGCTACATACAGAATACCGCCGGTTCCTGTTAGTGTCATTGACATCCACTAGAGGAGAACCTAAGGGTTAATGGGAACTGAACATGATCATGTATGCTTGGACACTACATTCCTCCCTTTCTggatgaaaacttatcatcaagCAGAATCTGTGAGATAATGAAAGTTCAAAATGTCTATCTAGGATATGAGAGCGATTGTCACTGCGATATGTCCAATTGGTAAATGAACATCAATTAAACTGCAAAACACTAGTCTAAACATCTAATTCTAAAGTCATTATGAACACTTAAGTGAGGGAGAGGTTACCAGTACATCACCTCAAGAATCCAATCTTTACCATTGGAGTGTCCATGACATAGGCCACTTTCATGTTATTTCACATCGTAATCGTTGAAACGGACTGGTAACTTATGCGAGCGTGCTGGGCGCGTGCTCGGCGGACGTAGGCATGGTTTGAGCAGTGCGGCGTTATTCCCATCTTTAGGCGGAAGTTGCTGAGCTGCATCGGCGGAATCCATGGTGTCGTCTTCGTCATTGGCAGTCGTTTCGTCGCGTTGAGTTGGGTCGATCCGTTTGAAATGGGTGAAGTTACGTGTAATCGTGTATGATCCTCGGCCTGCCTTTCTTGCTATCCACGGTTAAAGGCTTGGGGTCAAAGTAGGGCGAGAGTTTATTTTGACGGTTCTGACGTACCAAGACGGTGTCTCCTTGACGGATGTCAGAGACTTTGGCGCGTCGTTTCGTATCAGCATAGCTTTTCATAGTTTGCTTCTTCAGCTTGTCGTTCTGTTGAACTCGGGAGCGCGTCCCTTTGAATGGTTTTGCATCACGTTCGGGTATCTTCGGGAGTTGAGTGCGGAAGCGGCGATTGTTCAAAGCTTCGGCTGGGGCGACACCTGTGGTCGTGTGAGGAGTTGCCCTGTATTGGCGCGAAAAACGGCAGAGTTCATGCTTCCAGTTCTTCTTTTCGATCCCGGCTGCTCGTATCGCTTTTATCATCGGATCCATGAAGCGTTCCGCCTCACCGTTGGCTTGTGGCCACAGTGGGGTTACTTTTCGATGTTTAAACCCGAGTTGTTTGTCGAATTGATCAAAGTCCTTGCTGTTGAACGGGGGACCGTTATCTGATCGTGCGGTTTCTGGAATTCCTTGTCGAGCGAATATATTGTCCAATTTTGGAATTACGGTTTTGGCTGCTGTTGAGTTGATGATTTCTACCTCTGGAAACCGACTGTAGTCGTCTACTACAGTTAACAACATATCGTTGGATGGCAGTGGACCGGCGAAGTCCATAGACACTTCACTCCACGGAGCTGCAGGAAGGCGAGACATAGTGAGTGGTTCTGGAGGGGTAGAATTTCGAGTCGTTGCCTGACATGGTATGCATTGCTTGATGGTCTGCTCAGTCATCTTGTCGATACCTGCAAACCATATCTTCGAGCGTAGTAACCGTTTTGTCTTGACAATTCCTTGGTGACCAATGTGGGCGAGGTCAATTGCTTTCTGCTGGAGTTTTTCAGGAATCAGCAAGCGGGTTTGTCGCAGGATCATGTCGTCATGAGATAGCAGTTCTGCTCGAATTGGTTTGTATGGGATCAAGTCCTTGTCCTTCCAGCTGTTTGTCTGTAGTGCTGTGTGCAGTTTTTGAATGACTTGGTCACTACGAGACGCTTCTCTGATCTCATCCATTAACATGGCATTTGGTACGGCGTGTTGGCGAACGAAGTTGACGTATTGTTCTgcgacattttcttcttcagctggAGTGCTTGGGTGGCGGCTGAGGAAATCTGCAGGATTGTTTTCATCTCGTCCCGGTTTGTATGCAAGATCGAAGCTATAGGGAGTGAGACGGAGGCGCCACCTTTCCATCCTGGCAGAGGCTGGCTTCGTGCTGTTTACGATTCCAAGGAGCGGTTTGTGGTCGTTTATAATCGTAAAATGTGAGCCGTAGATTTACAAATAAAAGTGCTCGGCTCCCCATACTGCGGCTAGCATTTCGCGATCGGTTTGCGAGTATCGTGATTCGACATCTGAGAGTGCACGGCTGGCATAGCTAACGACCTTGTTATTTTGGGTGAGGATGGCTCCGAGACCGGTTGGGCTGGCATCGACGATGATTTCTGAGTGTTTCTTGGCGTCGAAATACTCCATGACCTGAGCACCAGCTAGGGCTTGTTGGATGTCCTTGAACGATTGTTGGTGGCGGCTGTCCCAGATCCATGGTGTGTCCTTGCGCGTCAGCTCACGAAGTGGTATGGTTATCGAAGCGTAGTTGGGAACGAATCTGGAAACGTATTGAGCCATGCCAAGAAGAGATTTGACTGCAGATGCGTTGTTGGGCGGTGGAGCATTTACGAGTGCGTCGATTTTCTTCGGATCTGCAGCTAGACCGTCTTTGCCAAAAACATGACCATAGAAGGACACATGGTGTTGGGCGAACTTGCATTTTTCGAGGTTTAGGCGCGCTTCGTAGTCCTGGAGTCGCTGTAGGACTGCTTTCAAGCCCAGGCACGAGTATACTCGTGATGGTCAAACATGGCGGATTGCCCAGGCACGAGTATACTCGTGATGGCATATTGGCCCATTTCAAACTGGTTTCTGCTTTCCTAGAGCCTTCTATACGCCTCCTACTCACAGCTGATGAAACTAACGATCTATTCCAATCATTTGACAGCCTTGCAGACGATATTTAGTTATTTGGCGGTCGGATAGAGGGCCTCAAATGACACATGTTAAAACCAACATGGCCAGTGCAAATCGGTCCCGATTTTTTTCGACAAGAGAAGTTTTAGACGCGCTTGATGGTGATTCTGGTTCTGAATTGGAAGTCAATTCTGATTCAGAAGGTGAGGAGGAAGACTCTGACGATGCTCAGGCCCCAGATTATGGGGATAGTGGTTCAGATTATGAGCCTGAGGCTTCAGGTTCAGGTAATCAGCATGCATCTACTGACATTAGTGATAACGAAAGTGATACAGTAACTGCTATACCTGCCAATGCCCCTAAACGTAAACGGGATGCAAGTCCTGCCCCATCTTCTGATAGTCCTTCATCAAGAAGCCCTTCCCCCCAGCCTAGGGATCCAGTGCAGGCCCGAGGGCGGGGCAGCGTCCGAACACGTGGCGGTGGTGTTAGAGTTCGTGGACGTGGACGTGGACGCGGTGTAGGGGGAGGGAGGGCTGGCCGTATTGCACCCCCTCAGAGAGCTTGGGATGGTGATCCTGCTGAGCTACCTGATTTGCCAGCATTTACAGGAGATCCTAAAGTGAACCTTGACTTTGGAGATGGCTTCCCTACTGCTCTTGAAGTTGTTGCTAAATTTCTTGATCAGGATTTTTTCCGTCATGTCAAGGAACAGTCAAATCTATTTCATAGGCAAAAGAAACAAAGTGGTAAAAGGTATTCTGTAAATAGCTATGTGGAAACTCACCAGACAGTCACCATAGCAGATCTGAAAATCTTCCTGGCTATTTTGATACACATGGGCCTTGTAAAAAAACCACATATTCGAGATTACTGGTCTATGAAAGGGGTGAACAAAACTACATTTGCTAAATCCATTATGCCTAGGAATATGTGGTGTTCTATCCTGTCTATGCTTCATGTGGCAGATAACACACACTACATACCTAGAGGGCAAGATGGACATGACCCTCTTTATAAAATGAGGCCAATAACTGATATGTTTCTGCAGAAATTCAGGGATGCTGTGTCTCCAACCCGAGAGATCAGCCTAGATGAAGGAACATGTGCATTCAAGGGCAGAGTGTCATTTCGTGTTTACAATAAAGATAAGCCAGAGAAATGGGGGATAAAACTCTATGAAGTCTGTGAATCCAAAGGTGGTTATTGCTTCGAATTTGAGGTGTTCACCGGACGAGAAAACCAGCAGACCCAGGATATTACTTACCATACAGTGATGCGTCTCTGTGATCCCCATCTGGACAAAGGGCATATTTTGTACATGGACAGATACTACAGCAGTCCAAAGCTATATGATGAACTGTGGAATAGGGGAACTGTTGCCACTGGGACTGTGATGGCCAACAGAAAGGGACTTCCACCTCATGTGAAGGACAAACTGAGGAACAAGGGAGATATCGTTGCTTGGCGCGAGGGCTCTCTACTTTGTCTGAAGTGGAAGGACCGGAAAGATGTGTTGATTCTCTCAACACAGCACAACAATGCCACCCAGCAGGTCATGGTAAGAGCTCAAGGGGGTAGAAGACCCAAACAGAAGCCAGTTGCCATTCAAAACTACAACGACTTCATGTCAGGAGTAGATCTTAGCGACCAGATGATGCAGTACTATGCATTCAAAAGAAAAACTCTAAAGTGGTGGAAGAAATTATTCTTCCATATGATATACCTTGCTCTTGTCAATGCAAGATGCTTCTACAACAAACTGCTTGCTGCAAAGGGAGATGGCAAGGTGGCTTTGAAACCTTTTCTTGAGGATGTCTGTGAGCAACTTGTAGAATCTGCTGGTGTCGACcgggatgatgatgacattgatgacgGGGACGCCGCGAGACTCGTTGCTCGTCATTTCCCATCCCAAATCCCCCCCACAGACAAGAAGCAAAAGCCCACCAGGCAATGCAAAGTCTGTTTTGCTCAAGCCCAACATCAGAGAAGAGTAGAAAATAGAGGGAGACCTGATAATAGACGAAAAGAAACATCCTACTGGTGTGAGGAATGTGGGGTTGCCCTCTGCGCTGTCCCATGTTTCCGGCTGTTTCACACAGTGAAAAACTACCATTTGATTTAGAGGTCAATTTGAGGCAAAAACCCCAACAAACTTTGTAAATATGTTAGAACATTGTTCCTTTTCAATTGGAATCAAGTTAGGAGTTACAAAAgacaattattttcataatctGGTGACTTTATTGACTAAAAACAGTTTTCCGCAATTtttccaaaaattcaaatgacacAATTTCACAGGATTTTGGGACAAAACATACAAAGTAACCCTAAAGGATATATAGACTTATTATACATCAAAAGAAAGGGCTTGGATAGCTGATTACAATGGTTTTCCAGAATAGGGTGAGTAGAATTTTTTTTATGTTCTGTTGAATATTagcattttttcagaaaatcgcCCGGGCACAGGCGGTCGCGCGCGAAAAAATCACCCGGgtctgaaagagttaatatCGTGCTCTTGGTTTTTCCGTGAACAGTGATGTCATCAGAGATATTGAACCGTTGATGTCGCAAATAATCTCTGCAATGGAGCTCTGGAACACTTCCGAAGCGGCATTTACACCAAACAGGAGTCTCTTGTATCGATAAAGTCCCATGTGAGTGCTGAAGGTCGTAATGTATCGTGATTTTGGATCGAGCTCGAGTTGATGGTATGCGCTGGTTAGGTCTAGCGTCGTGAACACTGTAGAtctggtgagagagatgaggaagtcacagccaggccaaatcagtcctagctgctccaccgtgttgacaacatgatgagagtgatgaggaagtcacagcctggccgaatcagtcctggctgctccaccgtgttgacaacatgatgagagtgatgagacagtcacagccaggccgcatcagtcttcgccgcactgcctagttattgatatggcgagagagatgagacagtcacagccaggcctcgccctcgctttcataagtcgtcccccggacttaataagtcgtccccccgagataataagtcgtccccccgacttactaagtcatccccccgacttactaagtcgtccccccgacttactaagtcgtccccccgacttactaagtcgtccccccgacttactaagtcgtccccccgagataataagtcgtccccccgacataataagtcgtccccccgacttaataagtcgccccccccccgagataataagtcgtccccccgacttactaaatcgtccccccgacttactaagtcgtccccccccgagataataagtcgtcccccccgacataataagtcgtccccccgacttaataagtcgtcccccccgacttaataagtcgtcccccccgacttaataagtcgtccccccgacataataagtcgtccccccgacttactaagtcgtccccccgagataataagtcgtcccgccgagaattttttttttcgatgtcctttcccagccaccgtatgcACGCGTGTGCTTTTTAACGGttgttctggcgatcaacgaattgacaagatgacgataagaactatgccagaggttaattactttatgaagaggactgtatatctatatggtacaagctatcataagatacctacaattcactacagctgtaaatgcttcagcctagagccagcggctccgtactagttttacacacgattgcggtgtctcttctccggcatctacaacaggctatcctccgtctcgtgttcgattgcagacttcggtattccagcccggaacgtcagtagaagggcgtagtagattatatatatatatcaaattatcttcccaccaaggggaatatatcaatacaagttttttccgctaagggatatatactaaaatgcttctcacaactcaaagcgtgctacaacacaaacagtctgtaacattgactcaggctgactgaagcaatctgaccgctagctaggactatataaatgacttcgactcaaccggttctgcccagatggcaacagactagtccttactagccggcaggtcgtaacaataaactagccagtaaattaagaatactataccgccacgggtattctataaacggggagggacgtc is a genomic window containing:
- the LOC135489975 gene encoding uncharacterized protein K02A2.6-like — translated: MERWRLRLTPYSFDLAYKPGRDENNPADFLSRHPSTPAEEENVAEQYVNFVRQHAVPNAMLMDEIREASRSDQVIQKLHTALQTNSWKDKDLIPYKPIRAELLSHDDMILRQTRLLIPEKLQQKAIDLAHIGHQGIVKTKRLLRSKIWFAGIDKMTEQTIKQCIPCQATTRNSTPPEPLTMSRLPAAPWSEVSMDFAGPLPSNDMLLTVVDDYSRFPEVEIINSTAAKTVIPKLDNIFARQGIPETARSDNGPPFNSKDFDQFDKQLGFKHRKVTPLWPQANGEAERFMDPMIKAIRAAGIEKKNWKHELCRFSRQYRATPHTTTGVAPAEALNNRRFRTQLPKIPERDAKPFKGTRSRVQQNDKLKKQTMKSYADTKRRAKVSDIRQGDTVLVRQNRQNKLSPYFDPKPLTVDSKKGRPRIIHDYT
- the LOC135489976 gene encoding piggyBac transposable element-derived protein 4-like, whose amino-acid sequence is MASANRSRFFSTREVLDALDGDSGSELEVNSDSEGEEEDSDDAQAPDYGDSGSDYEPEASGSGNQHASTDISDNESDTVTAIPANAPKRKRDASPAPSSDSPSSRSPSPQPRDPVQARGRGSVRTRGGGVRVRGRGRGRGVGGGRAGRIAPPQRAWDGDPAELPDLPAFTGDPKVNLDFGDGFPTALEVVAKFLDQDFFRHVKEQSNLFHRQKKQSGKRYSVNSYVETHQTVTIADLKIFLAILIHMGLVKKPHIRDYWSMKGVNKTTFAKSIMPRNMWCSILSMLHVADNTHYIPRGQDGHDPLYKMRPITDMFLQKFRDAVSPTREISLDEGTCAFKGRVSFRVYNKDKPEKWGIKLYEVCESKGGYCFEFEVFTGRENQQTQDITYHTVMRLCDPHLDKGHILYMDRYYSSPKLYDELWNRGTVATGTVMANRKGLPPHVKDKLRNKGDIVAWREGSLLCLKWKDRKDVLILSTQHNNATQQVMVRAQGGRRPKQKPVAIQNYNDFMSGVDLSDQMMQYYAFKRKTLKWWKKLFFHMIYLALVNARCFYNKLLAAKGDGKVALKPFLEDVCEQLVESAGVDRDDDDIDDGDAARLVARHFPSQIPPTDKKQKPTRQCKVCFAQAQHQRRVENRGRPDNRRKETSYWCEECGVALCAVPCFRLFHTVKNYHLI